Proteins encoded in a region of the Oncorhynchus gorbuscha isolate QuinsamMale2020 ecotype Even-year linkage group LG16, OgorEven_v1.0, whole genome shotgun sequence genome:
- the LOC123999093 gene encoding small G protein signaling modulator 1-like isoform X2 produces MGEAETRHKLLRNVKKEVKQIMEEAVTRKFVHADSSHIISFCAVVEACVLHGLKRRAAGLLCSNKVAALFMKVGKSFTPVEELCQKVQELEQLIETKQAQLNNVSVPKQPRVTNLPPQGLRNLWIRTALMEKLLDKIVMYLVENSSTFYDREAILMDAVDGPILASLLVGPCALEYTKVKTADHFWTDPSADELVQRHRIHSGHCRQDSPSRRPALIQKRQSSGSMEDRPILWARDYVESLHQNNRATLLFGKNNVLVQPVCRDDMEAIPGYLSLHQTADLMTLKWTPNQLMNGTVADDTEKSVYWDFAMTIRLAEIVYLHCHQQVDSGGTVVLVSQDGIQRPPLRFPRGGHLLQFLTCLETGLLPHGQLDPPLWSQRGKGKVFPKLRKRSPQGSVESVSDKEEDEATDYVFRILLPGTPSDFVAPELMDQVLNMWHPTPRKSSCFSCALNGSRVGSLPNGCNQDRAPLKLLCDTMKYQIISRAFYGWLAYCRHLSTVRIHLSALVNPTIVDPNVPHDAQKGLTVDVWSSFLQDRSAYDEHELLRLVYYGGVAPTIRKEVWPFLLGHYHFDMTQKCRMEVDEQVRACYEQTMKEWLGCEAIVKQQEGEKHAEAIAKCNSVASVDRPGPVQRDSTISTDSSQSIGSDKQIAHSQSDSRSSTQVFWFVEEVELIESETKREKSKERSKTPLKDLRDVAIPNGTSDSGDPSFYRLSVDSGLPEQPQSTNNSNSPVSDSPVRPAATQPSPEPSAVQGAASSLVAKAEPPLIENPFTVLGTEVGSEDLKLPITVDDKAASAGEFKAPEREVVESSRLVEIVKTSEKVEEGIDKKYAKSLGNVEMEENNVIADGLSEVSTTEDTKLLVRAVFATENTDILKLEMEVSNIYIPAPPLGEATFTKTQENKAPATEPFCSRKPSVTEGNKDSTMIREAGIAEKEDTTSSEMEEITVSEFQKMQTPQTSKACVCEKDMDSTKEKVADVFVTKPLESVEANFPENYNNKAAEMTAAIDSEKHAPALPVLNPPLPEARASVTVTSHSRRSPDTLDSDDSPSALEMEDIPTAWARPLSGLMATPPAPLALGRVGSGEPVLEAPSNTSPDGTEPALSEEEPEMESLYTQSDSVVETEELKPDVSTVALSPAGTTYSQEQLDLYLLNLHRIDKDVRRCDRSYWYFTPANLEKLRNIMCSYVWQHLEIGYVQGMCDLLAPLLVILDDEVIAFSCFSELMKRMNHNFPHGGAMDSHFANMRSLIQILDAELFEVMQMNGDYTHFYFCYRWFLLDFKREMVYDDVFSVWETIWAATYTSSTHFVLFIALALVEMYRDIILENNMDFTDIIKFFNEMAEHHNVPQVLTMARDLVLKVQTLIENK; encoded by the exons CTGTAGTGGAGGCATGTGTGCTCCATGGGCTGAAGAGGCGAGCAGCGGGCCTCCTGTGCAGTAATAAGGTAGCAGCACTCTTCATGAAGGTGGGGAAGAGCTTCACCCCGGTGGAGGAACTGTGTCAAAAGGTCCAAGAACTAGAGCAGCTCATCGAGACCAA acAGGCTCAACTAAATAATGTCAGTGTTCCGAAACAACCCAGGGTGACCAACCTCCCCCCCCAGGGCTTGAGGAACCTGTGGATCCGCACTGCTCTCATGGAGAAGCTTCTGGACAAGATTGTCATGTACCTAGTGGAGAACAGCAG TACTTTCTATGACAGGGAGGCCATTCTAATGGATGCTGTGGATGGACCAATCCTTGCCTCTCTGTTAG TCGGCCCCTGTGCTCTGGAGTACACTAAGGTGAAGACAGCCGACCACTTCTGGACAGACCCATCTGCTGATGAGCTAGTGCAGAGACACCGCATCCACAGTGGCCACTGTCGCCAGGACTCCCCCTCCAGGCGACCTGCCCTG ATCCAGAAGAGGCAGTCCAGTGGCAGTATGGAGGACCGGCCCATCCTGTGGGCTAGGGACTATGTTGAGTCCCTCCATCAGAACAACAGGGCTACACTGCTGTTTGGCAAGAACAACGTCCTGGTGCAgccggtgtgt AGGGATGACATGGAGGCTATTCCAGGGTACCTGTCTCTCCACCAGACTGCAGATCTCATGACCCTGAAATGGACGCCCAACCAGCTCATGAATGGCACTGTGGCAGATGATACTGAAAAAAG TGTTTACTGGGACTTTGCCATGACTATTCGCCTGGCGGAGATTGTTTATCTGCACTGCCATCAGCAAG TGGACAGTGGTGGGACAGTGGTTCTGGTGAGTCAGGATGGGATCCAGAGGCCTCCACTGCGGTTCCCCCGGGGAGGACACCTGCTCCAGTTCCTGACCTGCCTGGAGACGGGCCTGCTGCCACACGGACAACTGGATCCCCCGCTCTGGTCCCAGAGGGGAAAG GGAAAGGTTTTCCCTAAATTGCGGAAGAGGAGTCCGCAGGGCTCTGTGGAGTCTGTGTCGGATAAAGAAGAGGACGAGGCCACTGACTATGTTTTTCGGATCCTTCTTCCCGGTACTCCGTCAGACTTTG TGGCTCCAGAGCTGATGGACCAGGTGTTGAACATGTGGCACCCCACACCCAGGAagtcctcctgtttctcctgcgCTCTCAACGGATCCCGTGTTGGCTCACTACCCAACGGCTGCAACCAGGACAGGGCTCCCCTGAAACTCCTCTGTGACACCATGAAGTACCAGATCATTTCCCGTGCTTTCTATGGTT GGCTTGCCTACTGCCGTCACCTGTCCACTGTTCGTATCCACCTCTCTGCCCTGGTCAACCCCACCATCGTCGACCCTAACGTGCCTCATGATGCCCAGAAAGGACTCACTGTGGATGTCTGGAGCAGCTTCCTCCAGGACCGCTCT GCATATGATGAGCATGAGCTTCTGCGTCTGGTGTACTATGGTGGTGTGGCTCCTACAATACGCAAGGAGGTCTGGCCATTCCTGCTGGGACACTACCACTTCGATATGACCCAGAAATGTAGGATGGAG GTGGATGAGCAGGTGCGGGCCTGCTATGAGCAGACTATGAAAGAGTGGCTGGGCTGTGAGGCCATCGTAAAGCAGCAAGAGGGGGAGAAGCATGCTGAAGCCATAGCCAAGTGCAACTCTGTGGCCAGTGTGGACAGACCAGGACCAGTGCAGAGAGACTCCACCATCAGCACTGAT TCCTCACAGAGCATTGGTTCAGACAAACAGATTGCCCACTCACAGAGTGACTCCAGAAGTAGCACACAG GTATTTTGGTTTGTCGAGGAAGTGGAACTGATTGAATCTGAGACGAAGCGAGAGAAAAGCAAAGAGCGGTCCAAAACCCCACTGAAAGACCTCCGAGATGTAgccatcccaaatggtacctcAGACTCTGGGGACCCATCCTTCTACAGATTGTCTGTTGACTCAGGTCTTCCAGAACAGCCTCAAAGCACAAACAACAGCAACAGTCCTGTATCTGACTCACCAGTCAGACCAGCAGCCACTCAGCCATCACCAGAGCCATCAGCGGTCCAAGGAGCTGCATCTAGCTTAGTGGCCAAGGCTGAGCCACCCCTAATAGAGAATCCTTTCACTGTCTTGGGAACTGAAGTTGGATCTGAAGACCTAAAGCTGCCGATAACAGTTGACGACAAGGCAGCATCAGCCGGAGAGTTCAAGGCCCCAGAGCGTGAAGTGGTTGAAAGCTCTAGATTGGTAGAAATCGTGAAAACCTCAGAGAAAGTTGAAGAGGGTATTGACAAAAAATATGCAAAGTCCTTAGGAAATGTTGAAATGGAAGAAAACAACGTTATAGCAGATGGGTTGTCTGAAGTTTCCACCACAGAAGACACAAAGCTCCTTGTGAGAGCAGTGTTTGCAACTGAGAATACTGATATTCTCAAACTAGAAATGGAggtttctaatatatatattCCAGCTCCGCCACTAGGCGAGGCCACATTTACTAAAACACAAGAGAACAAAGCCCCAGCGACAGAGCCCTTCTGTTCCAGAAAGCCATCTGTAACAGAAGGAAACAAAGATTCAACAATGATAAGGGAGGCTGGTATTGCTGAAAAAGAGGACACAACCTCTTCTGAAATGGAAGAAATCACAGTATCTGAATTTCAAAAAATGCAAACCCCTCAAACCAGCAAGGCTTGTGTTTGTGAGAAAGACATGGATAGTACTAAAGAAAAGGTTGCAGATGTATTTGTAACCAAACCATTAGAGTCTGTGGAGGCCAATTTCCCTGAGAATTACAATAACAAAGCTGCAGAAATGACAGCTGCCATAGATTCAGAGAAACATGCACCTGCATTGCCAGTACTGAATCCACCCCTGCCTGAGGCCAGGGCCAGTGTTACAGTGACATCCCACTCTAGGCGATCTCCTGATACACTAGATTCTGATGACTCGCCCTCTGCCTTAGAGATGGAGGATATTCCCACTGCCTGGGCTAGACCTTTGTCTGGCCTGATGGCTACCCCACCTGCCCCCTTGGCCCtggggagagttggctcaggggAGCCTGTCCTGGAAGCACCCTCCAACACCAGTCCTGATGGAACAGAGCCAGCCCTGTCTGAGGAGGAGCCTGAGATGGAGAGTCTCTACACTCAGTCTGACTCTGTGGTTGAAACAGAGGAACTCAAACCTGATGTCTCAACAGTGGCATTGTCCCCAGCAGGGACTACCTATTCT CAAGAGCAGCTGGATTTGTACTTGCTCAACCTGCATCGCATTGATAAGGACGTGAGGCGCTGTGACAGATCCTACTGGTACTTCACTCCTGCTAACCTGGAGAAACTACGCAACATAATGTGCAGTTATGTATGGCAGCATCTGGAGATTGGCTATGTCCAGGGCATGTGTGATCTGCTGGCTCCTTTACTGGTCATTCTGGATGACG AGGTCATAGCGTTCAGCTGCTTCTCTGAGTTGATGAAAAGGATGAATCACAACTTCCCCCATGGAGGGGCCATGGACTCACACTTTGCCAACATGCGCTCCCTCATCCAG ATCCTTGATGCAGAGCTCTTTGAAGTGATGCAGATGAATGGAGACTACACTCACTTCTACTTCTGCTACCGCTGGTTCCTGCTAGACTTCAAACGAG AGATGGTGTATGATGATGTGTTCTCCGTGTGGGAGACCATCTGGGCGGCCACGTATACCTCCTCCACTCATTTTGTCCTCTTCATCGCTCTGGCACTGGTGGAGATGTACCGAGACATCATCCTGGAGAACAACATGGACTTCACTGACATCATTAAGTTCTTCAACG AAATGGCCGAGCATCACAACGTCCCGCAGGTCCTAACGATGGCTCGAGACTTGGTCCTCAAAGTGCAGACTCTCATAGAAAACAAGTAA
- the LOC123999093 gene encoding small G protein signaling modulator 1-like isoform X1, producing MGEAETRHKLLRNVKKEVKQIMEEAVTRKFVHADSSHIISFCAVVEACVLHGLKRRAAGLLCSNKVAALFMKVGKSFTPVEELCQKVQELEQLIETNRQAQLNNVSVPKQPRVTNLPPQGLRNLWIRTALMEKLLDKIVMYLVENSSTFYDREAILMDAVDGPILASLLVGPCALEYTKVKTADHFWTDPSADELVQRHRIHSGHCRQDSPSRRPALIQKRQSSGSMEDRPILWARDYVESLHQNNRATLLFGKNNVLVQPVCRDDMEAIPGYLSLHQTADLMTLKWTPNQLMNGTVADDTEKSVYWDFAMTIRLAEIVYLHCHQQVDSGGTVVLVSQDGIQRPPLRFPRGGHLLQFLTCLETGLLPHGQLDPPLWSQRGKGKVFPKLRKRSPQGSVESVSDKEEDEATDYVFRILLPGTPSDFVAPELMDQVLNMWHPTPRKSSCFSCALNGSRVGSLPNGCNQDRAPLKLLCDTMKYQIISRAFYGWLAYCRHLSTVRIHLSALVNPTIVDPNVPHDAQKGLTVDVWSSFLQDRSAYDEHELLRLVYYGGVAPTIRKEVWPFLLGHYHFDMTQKCRMEVDEQVRACYEQTMKEWLGCEAIVKQQEGEKHAEAIAKCNSVASVDRPGPVQRDSTISTDSSQSIGSDKQIAHSQSDSRSSTQVFWFVEEVELIESETKREKSKERSKTPLKDLRDVAIPNGTSDSGDPSFYRLSVDSGLPEQPQSTNNSNSPVSDSPVRPAATQPSPEPSAVQGAASSLVAKAEPPLIENPFTVLGTEVGSEDLKLPITVDDKAASAGEFKAPEREVVESSRLVEIVKTSEKVEEGIDKKYAKSLGNVEMEENNVIADGLSEVSTTEDTKLLVRAVFATENTDILKLEMEVSNIYIPAPPLGEATFTKTQENKAPATEPFCSRKPSVTEGNKDSTMIREAGIAEKEDTTSSEMEEITVSEFQKMQTPQTSKACVCEKDMDSTKEKVADVFVTKPLESVEANFPENYNNKAAEMTAAIDSEKHAPALPVLNPPLPEARASVTVTSHSRRSPDTLDSDDSPSALEMEDIPTAWARPLSGLMATPPAPLALGRVGSGEPVLEAPSNTSPDGTEPALSEEEPEMESLYTQSDSVVETEELKPDVSTVALSPAGTTYSQEQLDLYLLNLHRIDKDVRRCDRSYWYFTPANLEKLRNIMCSYVWQHLEIGYVQGMCDLLAPLLVILDDEVIAFSCFSELMKRMNHNFPHGGAMDSHFANMRSLIQILDAELFEVMQMNGDYTHFYFCYRWFLLDFKREMVYDDVFSVWETIWAATYTSSTHFVLFIALALVEMYRDIILENNMDFTDIIKFFNEMAEHHNVPQVLTMARDLVLKVQTLIENK from the exons CTGTAGTGGAGGCATGTGTGCTCCATGGGCTGAAGAGGCGAGCAGCGGGCCTCCTGTGCAGTAATAAGGTAGCAGCACTCTTCATGAAGGTGGGGAAGAGCTTCACCCCGGTGGAGGAACTGTGTCAAAAGGTCCAAGAACTAGAGCAGCTCATCGAGACCAA cagacAGGCTCAACTAAATAATGTCAGTGTTCCGAAACAACCCAGGGTGACCAACCTCCCCCCCCAGGGCTTGAGGAACCTGTGGATCCGCACTGCTCTCATGGAGAAGCTTCTGGACAAGATTGTCATGTACCTAGTGGAGAACAGCAG TACTTTCTATGACAGGGAGGCCATTCTAATGGATGCTGTGGATGGACCAATCCTTGCCTCTCTGTTAG TCGGCCCCTGTGCTCTGGAGTACACTAAGGTGAAGACAGCCGACCACTTCTGGACAGACCCATCTGCTGATGAGCTAGTGCAGAGACACCGCATCCACAGTGGCCACTGTCGCCAGGACTCCCCCTCCAGGCGACCTGCCCTG ATCCAGAAGAGGCAGTCCAGTGGCAGTATGGAGGACCGGCCCATCCTGTGGGCTAGGGACTATGTTGAGTCCCTCCATCAGAACAACAGGGCTACACTGCTGTTTGGCAAGAACAACGTCCTGGTGCAgccggtgtgt AGGGATGACATGGAGGCTATTCCAGGGTACCTGTCTCTCCACCAGACTGCAGATCTCATGACCCTGAAATGGACGCCCAACCAGCTCATGAATGGCACTGTGGCAGATGATACTGAAAAAAG TGTTTACTGGGACTTTGCCATGACTATTCGCCTGGCGGAGATTGTTTATCTGCACTGCCATCAGCAAG TGGACAGTGGTGGGACAGTGGTTCTGGTGAGTCAGGATGGGATCCAGAGGCCTCCACTGCGGTTCCCCCGGGGAGGACACCTGCTCCAGTTCCTGACCTGCCTGGAGACGGGCCTGCTGCCACACGGACAACTGGATCCCCCGCTCTGGTCCCAGAGGGGAAAG GGAAAGGTTTTCCCTAAATTGCGGAAGAGGAGTCCGCAGGGCTCTGTGGAGTCTGTGTCGGATAAAGAAGAGGACGAGGCCACTGACTATGTTTTTCGGATCCTTCTTCCCGGTACTCCGTCAGACTTTG TGGCTCCAGAGCTGATGGACCAGGTGTTGAACATGTGGCACCCCACACCCAGGAagtcctcctgtttctcctgcgCTCTCAACGGATCCCGTGTTGGCTCACTACCCAACGGCTGCAACCAGGACAGGGCTCCCCTGAAACTCCTCTGTGACACCATGAAGTACCAGATCATTTCCCGTGCTTTCTATGGTT GGCTTGCCTACTGCCGTCACCTGTCCACTGTTCGTATCCACCTCTCTGCCCTGGTCAACCCCACCATCGTCGACCCTAACGTGCCTCATGATGCCCAGAAAGGACTCACTGTGGATGTCTGGAGCAGCTTCCTCCAGGACCGCTCT GCATATGATGAGCATGAGCTTCTGCGTCTGGTGTACTATGGTGGTGTGGCTCCTACAATACGCAAGGAGGTCTGGCCATTCCTGCTGGGACACTACCACTTCGATATGACCCAGAAATGTAGGATGGAG GTGGATGAGCAGGTGCGGGCCTGCTATGAGCAGACTATGAAAGAGTGGCTGGGCTGTGAGGCCATCGTAAAGCAGCAAGAGGGGGAGAAGCATGCTGAAGCCATAGCCAAGTGCAACTCTGTGGCCAGTGTGGACAGACCAGGACCAGTGCAGAGAGACTCCACCATCAGCACTGAT TCCTCACAGAGCATTGGTTCAGACAAACAGATTGCCCACTCACAGAGTGACTCCAGAAGTAGCACACAG GTATTTTGGTTTGTCGAGGAAGTGGAACTGATTGAATCTGAGACGAAGCGAGAGAAAAGCAAAGAGCGGTCCAAAACCCCACTGAAAGACCTCCGAGATGTAgccatcccaaatggtacctcAGACTCTGGGGACCCATCCTTCTACAGATTGTCTGTTGACTCAGGTCTTCCAGAACAGCCTCAAAGCACAAACAACAGCAACAGTCCTGTATCTGACTCACCAGTCAGACCAGCAGCCACTCAGCCATCACCAGAGCCATCAGCGGTCCAAGGAGCTGCATCTAGCTTAGTGGCCAAGGCTGAGCCACCCCTAATAGAGAATCCTTTCACTGTCTTGGGAACTGAAGTTGGATCTGAAGACCTAAAGCTGCCGATAACAGTTGACGACAAGGCAGCATCAGCCGGAGAGTTCAAGGCCCCAGAGCGTGAAGTGGTTGAAAGCTCTAGATTGGTAGAAATCGTGAAAACCTCAGAGAAAGTTGAAGAGGGTATTGACAAAAAATATGCAAAGTCCTTAGGAAATGTTGAAATGGAAGAAAACAACGTTATAGCAGATGGGTTGTCTGAAGTTTCCACCACAGAAGACACAAAGCTCCTTGTGAGAGCAGTGTTTGCAACTGAGAATACTGATATTCTCAAACTAGAAATGGAggtttctaatatatatattCCAGCTCCGCCACTAGGCGAGGCCACATTTACTAAAACACAAGAGAACAAAGCCCCAGCGACAGAGCCCTTCTGTTCCAGAAAGCCATCTGTAACAGAAGGAAACAAAGATTCAACAATGATAAGGGAGGCTGGTATTGCTGAAAAAGAGGACACAACCTCTTCTGAAATGGAAGAAATCACAGTATCTGAATTTCAAAAAATGCAAACCCCTCAAACCAGCAAGGCTTGTGTTTGTGAGAAAGACATGGATAGTACTAAAGAAAAGGTTGCAGATGTATTTGTAACCAAACCATTAGAGTCTGTGGAGGCCAATTTCCCTGAGAATTACAATAACAAAGCTGCAGAAATGACAGCTGCCATAGATTCAGAGAAACATGCACCTGCATTGCCAGTACTGAATCCACCCCTGCCTGAGGCCAGGGCCAGTGTTACAGTGACATCCCACTCTAGGCGATCTCCTGATACACTAGATTCTGATGACTCGCCCTCTGCCTTAGAGATGGAGGATATTCCCACTGCCTGGGCTAGACCTTTGTCTGGCCTGATGGCTACCCCACCTGCCCCCTTGGCCCtggggagagttggctcaggggAGCCTGTCCTGGAAGCACCCTCCAACACCAGTCCTGATGGAACAGAGCCAGCCCTGTCTGAGGAGGAGCCTGAGATGGAGAGTCTCTACACTCAGTCTGACTCTGTGGTTGAAACAGAGGAACTCAAACCTGATGTCTCAACAGTGGCATTGTCCCCAGCAGGGACTACCTATTCT CAAGAGCAGCTGGATTTGTACTTGCTCAACCTGCATCGCATTGATAAGGACGTGAGGCGCTGTGACAGATCCTACTGGTACTTCACTCCTGCTAACCTGGAGAAACTACGCAACATAATGTGCAGTTATGTATGGCAGCATCTGGAGATTGGCTATGTCCAGGGCATGTGTGATCTGCTGGCTCCTTTACTGGTCATTCTGGATGACG AGGTCATAGCGTTCAGCTGCTTCTCTGAGTTGATGAAAAGGATGAATCACAACTTCCCCCATGGAGGGGCCATGGACTCACACTTTGCCAACATGCGCTCCCTCATCCAG ATCCTTGATGCAGAGCTCTTTGAAGTGATGCAGATGAATGGAGACTACACTCACTTCTACTTCTGCTACCGCTGGTTCCTGCTAGACTTCAAACGAG AGATGGTGTATGATGATGTGTTCTCCGTGTGGGAGACCATCTGGGCGGCCACGTATACCTCCTCCACTCATTTTGTCCTCTTCATCGCTCTGGCACTGGTGGAGATGTACCGAGACATCATCCTGGAGAACAACATGGACTTCACTGACATCATTAAGTTCTTCAACG AAATGGCCGAGCATCACAACGTCCCGCAGGTCCTAACGATGGCTCGAGACTTGGTCCTCAAAGTGCAGACTCTCATAGAAAACAAGTAA